A section of the Oryzias latipes chromosome 10, ASM223467v1 genome encodes:
- the ltc4s gene encoding leukotriene C4 synthase, with protein sequence MLEDAVGLGAVTLLGVLEQAYFSLQVIYARRKFSVSPPDTGGPPEFQRIFRAQANCSEYFPIFLTVLWLAGLFLSPGLSAVCGLLYLYGRLRYFWGYSASAQGRLAPLYFSAQVLWVLIGLSAVGILLTFLRVYLNVDLLQELGSALSPL encoded by the exons ATGTTGGAGGACGCCGTGGGCCTCGGTGCCGTCACCCTGCTGGGAGTCCTGGAGCAAG CTTATTTCTCCCTGCAGGTCATTTATGCTCGCAGGAAGTTCTCTGTTTCTCCTCCTGACACCGGCGGCCCCCCAGAGTTCCAGAGGATCTTCAGAGCTCA GGCCAACTGCTCTGAGTACTTTCCCATCTTCCTCACTGTGCTGTGGCTGGCTGGACTCTTCCTCAGTCCAG GTCTGTCCGCCGTCTGCGGTTTGCTGTATCTGTACGGACGTCTGCGCTACTTCTGGGGATATTCTGCGTCTGCGCAGGGACG GCTGGCTCCGCTCTACTTCAGCGCCCAGGTTCTGTGGGTTCTGATCGGCCTGTCAGCGGTTGGGATCCTGCTGACGTTCCTTCGGGTTTACCTGAATGTGGACCTGCTGCAGGAGCTCGGTTCTGCCCTCAGCCCGCTCTGA